The proteins below come from a single Triticum aestivum cultivar Chinese Spring chromosome 5D, IWGSC CS RefSeq v2.1, whole genome shotgun sequence genomic window:
- the LOC123123583 gene encoding uncharacterized protein isoform X3 produces the protein MEAPPPPPALLDELVEEILLCLPPEDPACLLRASVVCKAWSGIASRPGFRRRLHELHGVPPVLVFLHNWKDDFIPRFISTTASSFSLAAPDRRAWRAVDCRHGRALFFPQGSGGLELLLWEPITGAQQRIPVPAAFNCDDFWTAAVLCAADGCDHRDCVGGPFRVVFLFVVVVDEETSIYSSSIYSSETGAWGELTSVQRTVHFSVEFKERYSVLVDRSVLYFMSDGVASCASVVEYDLASHNLTVFGLPDTDHGHAYSLVLVEDGGIGVIQYLDTQLKFWTREASAEAGWVLNRVMCLENSLPMNALLHAVQVLGFAEEANVIFVNTVVGIYTIELRSGHVREVCSDTNRGFCSLIPVVSFYTPVPRGKHQNLPASKPSGEAGGEEGGEEEKTVDQAQQLLNKGSNATKEVDFINTFEYVSLDLEIRVPCYGEGALEGARTLNKPGCALLPKDSSADVPKSAPSLCLCFHLGLPGVCECTTRRDDAGNSTTSESNVEDLWRKIAVCKSTCPLSLVLQSNSKRKRSGNVNTKKSEEGWPE, from the exons ATggaagcaccgccgccgccgccggcgctccTGGACGAGCTCGTCGAAGAGATCCTCCTCTGCCTCCCGCCCGAAGACCCCGCGTGCCTCCTCCGCGCCTCCGTCGTCTGCAAGGCCTGGAGCGGCATCGCCTCCCGCCCCGGATTTCGAcgccgcctccacgagctccacgGCGTACCCCCCGTGCTCGTCTTCCTCCACAACTGGAAGGACGATTTCATCCCCCGATTCATCTCCACCACCGCATCGTCCTTCTCCCTCGCCGCTCCGGACCGCCGCGCCTGGCGGGCCGTCGACTGCCGCCACGGACGCGCCCTCTTCTTCCCCCAGGGATCTGGTGGTCTGGAGCTGCTCCTGTGGGAGCCAATCACGGGTGCCCAGCAGCGCATACCGGTGCCCGCGGCGTTCAACTGCGACGATTTCTGGACTGCTGCCGTGTTGTGCGCAGCGGACGGGTGCGACCACCGCGACTGCGTCGGGGGTCCTTTCCGCGTGgtcttcctcttcgtcgtcgtgGTAGATGAGGAGACCAGCATATACTCGTCCAGCATATACTCGTCCGAGACTGGCGCTTGGGGGGAGCTCACCTCGGTTCAGCGCACCGTCCACTTCTCCGTGGAATTCAAAGAAAGATACAGCGTGCTCGTTGACAGATCTGTCCTCTACTTCATGTCCGACGGCGTCGCGAGCTGTGCGTCCGTCGTGGAGTATGACTTGGCAAGCCACAACCTGACTGTGTTCGGCCTACCGGACACAGACCACGGCCATGCATATAGCCTCGTGCTGGTGGAGGACGGTGGAATCGGAGTAATCCAATACTTGGATACGCAGCTCAAATTCTGGACAAGAGAGGCCAGTGCTGAAGCAGGATGGGTGCTGAACCGGGTCATGTGCTTGGAAAATTCCCTCCCAATGAATGCTCTCTTACATGCAGTGCAAGTGCTGGGCTTTGCTGAGGAAGCAAATGTCATTTTTGTTAACACGGTTGTCGGCATCTATACAATAGAGCTACGATCGGGGCATGTGAGGGAGGTGTGCAGTGATACTAATCGAGGCTTCTGTAGTTTGATCCCAGTTGTCAGCTTCTACACACCTGTACCCCGAGGCAAGCACCAGAATCTGCCGGCGTCAAAGCCTAGTGGGGAAGCAGGTGGTgaggaggggggagaggaggaAAAAACAGTGGATCAAGCACAACAATTGTTGAACAAGGGGTCCAATGCTACCAAGGAAGTTGACTTTATCAACACCTTCGAATACGTCAGCCTTGACCTCGAGATCAG GGTTCCGTGTTATGGAGAAGGTGCTCTGGAGGGAGCTCGCACGCTCAACAAACCTGGATGTGCCTTGCTACCCAAAGATTCTTCAGCTGATGTTCCCAAGAGTGCACCAAGTTTATGCCTTTGTTTTCACCTAGGGCTCCCAGGAGTTTGTGAATGTACAACCAGGAGAGATGATGCCGGGAACTCGACGACCTCTGAAAGCAATGTTGAGGACCTTTGGAGAAAG ATTGCTGTCTGCAAGTCAACATGTCCTCTTTCGCTTGTTCTTCAGAGCAACAGCAAGAGGAAGAGGAGTGGAAATGTCAATACGAAGAAAAGTGAAGAAG GCTGGCCAGAATGA
- the LOC123123583 gene encoding uncharacterized protein isoform X1 gives MEAPPPPPALLDELVEEILLCLPPEDPACLLRASVVCKAWSGIASRPGFRRRLHELHGVPPVLVFLHNWKDDFIPRFISTTASSFSLAAPDRRAWRAVDCRHGRALFFPQGSGGLELLLWEPITGAQQRIPVPAAFNCDDFWTAAVLCAADGCDHRDCVGGPFRVVFLFVVVVDEETSIYSSSIYSSETGAWGELTSVQRTVHFSVEFKERYSVLVDRSVLYFMSDGVASCASVVEYDLASHNLTVFGLPDTDHGHAYSLVLVEDGGIGVIQYLDTQLKFWTREASAEAGWVLNRVMCLENSLPMNALLHAVQVLGFAEEANVIFVNTVVGIYTIELRSGHVREVCSDTNRGFCSLIPVVSFYTPVPRGKHQNLPASKPSGEAGGEEGGEEEKTVDQAQQLLNKGSNATKEVDFINTFEYVSLDLEIRVPCYGEGALEGARTLNKPGCALLPKDSSADVPKSAPSLCLCFHLGLPGVCECTTRRDDAGNSTTSESNVEDLWRKIAVCKSTCPLSLVLQSNSKRKRSGNVNTKKSEEVSESAGWPE, from the exons ATggaagcaccgccgccgccgccggcgctccTGGACGAGCTCGTCGAAGAGATCCTCCTCTGCCTCCCGCCCGAAGACCCCGCGTGCCTCCTCCGCGCCTCCGTCGTCTGCAAGGCCTGGAGCGGCATCGCCTCCCGCCCCGGATTTCGAcgccgcctccacgagctccacgGCGTACCCCCCGTGCTCGTCTTCCTCCACAACTGGAAGGACGATTTCATCCCCCGATTCATCTCCACCACCGCATCGTCCTTCTCCCTCGCCGCTCCGGACCGCCGCGCCTGGCGGGCCGTCGACTGCCGCCACGGACGCGCCCTCTTCTTCCCCCAGGGATCTGGTGGTCTGGAGCTGCTCCTGTGGGAGCCAATCACGGGTGCCCAGCAGCGCATACCGGTGCCCGCGGCGTTCAACTGCGACGATTTCTGGACTGCTGCCGTGTTGTGCGCAGCGGACGGGTGCGACCACCGCGACTGCGTCGGGGGTCCTTTCCGCGTGgtcttcctcttcgtcgtcgtgGTAGATGAGGAGACCAGCATATACTCGTCCAGCATATACTCGTCCGAGACTGGCGCTTGGGGGGAGCTCACCTCGGTTCAGCGCACCGTCCACTTCTCCGTGGAATTCAAAGAAAGATACAGCGTGCTCGTTGACAGATCTGTCCTCTACTTCATGTCCGACGGCGTCGCGAGCTGTGCGTCCGTCGTGGAGTATGACTTGGCAAGCCACAACCTGACTGTGTTCGGCCTACCGGACACAGACCACGGCCATGCATATAGCCTCGTGCTGGTGGAGGACGGTGGAATCGGAGTAATCCAATACTTGGATACGCAGCTCAAATTCTGGACAAGAGAGGCCAGTGCTGAAGCAGGATGGGTGCTGAACCGGGTCATGTGCTTGGAAAATTCCCTCCCAATGAATGCTCTCTTACATGCAGTGCAAGTGCTGGGCTTTGCTGAGGAAGCAAATGTCATTTTTGTTAACACGGTTGTCGGCATCTATACAATAGAGCTACGATCGGGGCATGTGAGGGAGGTGTGCAGTGATACTAATCGAGGCTTCTGTAGTTTGATCCCAGTTGTCAGCTTCTACACACCTGTACCCCGAGGCAAGCACCAGAATCTGCCGGCGTCAAAGCCTAGTGGGGAAGCAGGTGGTgaggaggggggagaggaggaAAAAACAGTGGATCAAGCACAACAATTGTTGAACAAGGGGTCCAATGCTACCAAGGAAGTTGACTTTATCAACACCTTCGAATACGTCAGCCTTGACCTCGAGATCAG GGTTCCGTGTTATGGAGAAGGTGCTCTGGAGGGAGCTCGCACGCTCAACAAACCTGGATGTGCCTTGCTACCCAAAGATTCTTCAGCTGATGTTCCCAAGAGTGCACCAAGTTTATGCCTTTGTTTTCACCTAGGGCTCCCAGGAGTTTGTGAATGTACAACCAGGAGAGATGATGCCGGGAACTCGACGACCTCTGAAAGCAATGTTGAGGACCTTTGGAGAAAG ATTGCTGTCTGCAAGTCAACATGTCCTCTTTCGCTTGTTCTTCAGAGCAACAGCAAGAGGAAGAGGAGTGGAAATGTCAATACGAAGAAAAGTGAAGAAG TTTCAGAAAGTGCAGGCTGGCCAGAATGA
- the LOC123123582 gene encoding uncharacterized protein isoform X2: MEAPPPPPPPPPALPDDVVEEILLRLPPDDPACLFRASLVCKAWRSAVSHPHFRRRFIGLHRHRAPPVLGFLHNWKDERLPDFVPTTASPFSLAAPDRRFWRPLDCRHGRALFLSDDRQETQELLLWGPITGARQGIPVPSAFRCDWPTAAVFCAADGCDHRDCAGGPFGVVFVFTLDISPNADVVTSACLYSSETGTWGKLNSREYEFSMDFEHHSSVLVGRSLLYFLSDGGMILEYNLGSGELAVFRPPPDDYGSDNHRFNLMLAEDGGLGVAEAIDFQLILWKREVSDGTNARWVLSRIVDLDIDPCTLVPVLGFAEGANAVFVKTVGSLFMIELQSEQAKRVCHNHGFCNLIPVVSFYTPHSRLQVPGGEHQDPAPRLNLLRRGGQQGVWEEKSLELAQLLFDKGCKAINEEDLAHAADCFRHVLEIRVRRYGGLAPECASTFYRYGGALLCKAQEAANRSGANLRGKGQTDGNMTGDGDDSDLDLAWKMLNTARVIVAKSPEKTMEKVNILIALAEISMRREDRDSSISYYFEALAILEHLVRPDHFRIVDLNIRICLAFELASKVGDAIPYCAKAISLCKSRIHNLKIAKEGLLADKDLRASAAKGHSGKSTLEDEISYLARMLPRFQKKLEELKQAMSTPSDGIDNIMKRVVSQASHEQSVNNTMARTASLTSSQMARSNNSFHSPTMSTAAPSGSSVTDFEIVGREMKRAKDESISYEPSPKRLAADDSPSVNEI, translated from the exons ATggaagcaccgccgccgccgccgccgccgccgccggcgctccCGGACGACGTCGTCGaagagatcctcctccgcctcccgcccgaCGACCCAGCCTGCCTCTTCCGCGCCTCCCTCGTCTGCAAGGCCTGGAGGAGCGCCGTCTCCCATCCCCACTTCCGCCGCCGCTTCATCGGGCTCCACCGCCACCGGGCACCCCCTGTGCTCGGCTTCCTCCACAACTGGAAAGACGAGCGCCTCCCTGACTTCGTCCCCACCACCGCCTCGCCCTTCTCCCTCGCCGCTCCAGACCGCCGGTTCTGGCGCCCCCTCGACTGCCGCCACGGCCGCGCCCTCTTCCTCTCCGACGACCGCCAGGAAACTCAGGAACTCCTCCTGTGGGGGCCAATCACGGGCGCCCGTCAGGGCATACCGGTGCCCTCGGCGTTCAGGTGCGACTGGCCGACCGCGGCCGTGTTCTGCGCAGCCGACGGGTGCGACCACCGCGACTGTGCGGGGGGGCCCTTCGGCGTGGTCTTCGTCTTCACCCTCGACATCTCGCCCAACGCAGACGTTGTCACATCGGCGTGCTTGTACTCGTCGGAGACTGGCACGTGGGGCAAGCTGAACTCGAGGGAATACGAGTTCAGCATGGACTTTGAGCATCATTCCAGCGTGCTGGTTGGGAGGTCTCTGCTCTACTTCCTGTCCGACGGTGGGATGATCCTGGAGTACAATTTGGGCAGTGGTGAACTGGCTGTGTTCCGCCCACCACCTGACGATTACGGCAGTGACAACCACAGATTTAACCTCATGCTGGCGGAGGACGGTGGGCTGGGGGTTGCCGAAGCCATTGATTTTCAGCTCATATTGTGGAAAAGGGAGGTGAGTGATGGCACTAATGCACGATGGGTGCTGAGCCGGATTGTCGACCTGGACATCGATCCATGCACACTTGTTCCAGTGTTGGGCTTTGCAGAGGGAGCAAATGCTGTTTTCGTGAAAACTGTTGGTAGTCTCTTCATGATCGAGCTGCAGTCGGAGCAGGCGAAAAGGGTGTGCCATAATCATGGCTTCTGTAATTTGATTCCAGTTGTCAGCTTCTACACTCCACATTCTAGGCTCCAAGTGCCCGGGGGTGAACACCAGGACCCAGCGCCGCGGCTGAACCTACTGAGGAGGGGTGGTCAGCAAGGGGTATGGGAGGAGAAATCACTAGAATTGGCGCAATTGCTGTTTGATAAGGGGTGCAAGGCTATCAATGAGGAGGACTTGGCCCACGCGGCTGACTGCTTCAGACATGTTCTCGAGATCAG GGTTCGACGTTATGGAGGCCTTGCTCCTGAGTGTGCTAGCACGTTTTACCGTTATGGAGGTGCCTTGTTATGCAAAGCTCAGGAGGCAGCCAATCGTTCAG GGGCAAACTTGCGTGGCAAAGGTCAGACGGATGGGAACATGACAGgcgatggagatgattctgattTGGATTTGGCCTGGAAAATGTTGAATACTGCAAGGGTGATAGTTGCCAAGAGTCCAGAGAAGACAATGGAGAAGGTTAATATATTGATTGCTCTAGCTGAAATCTCCATGAGAAGAG AGGACAGAGACAGCTCAATCAGTTACTACTTTGAAGCTTTGGCGATCTTGGAACATTTGGTTAGGCCTGACCATTTTCGAATTGTCGATCT AAACATCCGCATATGTTTGGCCTTTGAGTTAGCATCCAAGGTTGGGGATGCAATCCCATATTGTGCAAAGGCTATTTCATTATGCAAGTCGCGTATACATAATCTGAAAATTGCCAAGGAAGGTTTGTTGGCTGATAAAGACCTTAGAGCATCTGCTGCTAAAGGACACTCAGGAAAGTCGACTCTGGAAGATGAAATATCTTACCTTGCTAGAATGTTGCCTCGATTCCAGAAGAAG CTTGAAGAACTGAAGCAAGCAATGTCAACCCCAAGCGACGGCATAGATAATATTATGAAGAGGGTGGTCTCACAGGCAAGTCATGAGCAGAGTGTTAACAATACTATGGCAAGAACTGCATCTTTGACTTCTTCACAGATGGCACGATCAAACAACAGCTTCCATTCCCCAACTATGTCTACGGCAGCACCAAGTGGAAGTAGCGTAACCGACTTTGAGATTGTTGGCAGAGAGATGAAACGAGCTAAAGATGAGTCGATCTCCTACGAACCTTCTCCAAAGAGACTTGCAGCAGATGATTCACCATCCGTGAATGAAATTTGA
- the LOC123123583 gene encoding uncharacterized protein isoform X2: protein MEAPPPPPALLDELVEEILLCLPPEDPACLLRASVVCKAWSGIASRPGFRRRLHELHGVPPVLVFLHNWKDDFIPRFISTTASSFSLAAPDRRAWRAVDCRHGRALFFPQGSGGLELLLWEPITGAQQRIPVPAAFNCDDFWTAAVLCAADGCDHRDCVGGPFRVVFLFVVVVDEETSIYSSSIYSSETGAWGELTSVQRTVHFSVEFKERYSVLVDRSVLYFMSDGVASCASVVEYDLASHNLTVFGLPDTDHGHAYSLVLVEDGGIGVIQYLDTQLKFWTREASAEAGWVLNRVMCLENSLPMNALLHAVQVLGFAEEANVIFVNTVVGIYTIELRSGHVREVCSDTNRGFCSLIPVVSFYTPVPRGKHQNLPASKPSGEAGGEEGGEEEKTVDQAQQLLNKGSNATKEVDFINTFEYVSLDLEIRVPCYGEGALEGARTLNKPGCALLPKDSSADVPKSAPSLCLCFHLGLPGVCECTTRRDDAGNSTTSESNVEDLWRKIAVCKSTCPLSLVLQSNSKRKRSGNVNTKKSEEESAGWPE, encoded by the exons ATggaagcaccgccgccgccgccggcgctccTGGACGAGCTCGTCGAAGAGATCCTCCTCTGCCTCCCGCCCGAAGACCCCGCGTGCCTCCTCCGCGCCTCCGTCGTCTGCAAGGCCTGGAGCGGCATCGCCTCCCGCCCCGGATTTCGAcgccgcctccacgagctccacgGCGTACCCCCCGTGCTCGTCTTCCTCCACAACTGGAAGGACGATTTCATCCCCCGATTCATCTCCACCACCGCATCGTCCTTCTCCCTCGCCGCTCCGGACCGCCGCGCCTGGCGGGCCGTCGACTGCCGCCACGGACGCGCCCTCTTCTTCCCCCAGGGATCTGGTGGTCTGGAGCTGCTCCTGTGGGAGCCAATCACGGGTGCCCAGCAGCGCATACCGGTGCCCGCGGCGTTCAACTGCGACGATTTCTGGACTGCTGCCGTGTTGTGCGCAGCGGACGGGTGCGACCACCGCGACTGCGTCGGGGGTCCTTTCCGCGTGgtcttcctcttcgtcgtcgtgGTAGATGAGGAGACCAGCATATACTCGTCCAGCATATACTCGTCCGAGACTGGCGCTTGGGGGGAGCTCACCTCGGTTCAGCGCACCGTCCACTTCTCCGTGGAATTCAAAGAAAGATACAGCGTGCTCGTTGACAGATCTGTCCTCTACTTCATGTCCGACGGCGTCGCGAGCTGTGCGTCCGTCGTGGAGTATGACTTGGCAAGCCACAACCTGACTGTGTTCGGCCTACCGGACACAGACCACGGCCATGCATATAGCCTCGTGCTGGTGGAGGACGGTGGAATCGGAGTAATCCAATACTTGGATACGCAGCTCAAATTCTGGACAAGAGAGGCCAGTGCTGAAGCAGGATGGGTGCTGAACCGGGTCATGTGCTTGGAAAATTCCCTCCCAATGAATGCTCTCTTACATGCAGTGCAAGTGCTGGGCTTTGCTGAGGAAGCAAATGTCATTTTTGTTAACACGGTTGTCGGCATCTATACAATAGAGCTACGATCGGGGCATGTGAGGGAGGTGTGCAGTGATACTAATCGAGGCTTCTGTAGTTTGATCCCAGTTGTCAGCTTCTACACACCTGTACCCCGAGGCAAGCACCAGAATCTGCCGGCGTCAAAGCCTAGTGGGGAAGCAGGTGGTgaggaggggggagaggaggaAAAAACAGTGGATCAAGCACAACAATTGTTGAACAAGGGGTCCAATGCTACCAAGGAAGTTGACTTTATCAACACCTTCGAATACGTCAGCCTTGACCTCGAGATCAG GGTTCCGTGTTATGGAGAAGGTGCTCTGGAGGGAGCTCGCACGCTCAACAAACCTGGATGTGCCTTGCTACCCAAAGATTCTTCAGCTGATGTTCCCAAGAGTGCACCAAGTTTATGCCTTTGTTTTCACCTAGGGCTCCCAGGAGTTTGTGAATGTACAACCAGGAGAGATGATGCCGGGAACTCGACGACCTCTGAAAGCAATGTTGAGGACCTTTGGAGAAAG ATTGCTGTCTGCAAGTCAACATGTCCTCTTTCGCTTGTTCTTCAGAGCAACAGCAAGAGGAAGAGGAGTGGAAATGTCAATACGAAGAAAAGTGAAGAAG AAAGTGCAGGCTGGCCAGAATGA
- the LOC123123585 gene encoding uncharacterized protein: MAASPPRRRASPPAIPDELFEEFLLRLPPDDPACLLRASLVCKAWSHTVSSPRFRRRLHELHRTPPVLGVLHNWEDDAIPRFIHTTASSFSLAAPDSRSWRALDCRHGRALFLSKGQDAEELLVWEPITGAQQRVPVPAAFQGDYPTAAVFCAMDGCDHRDCFGGHFRVVFVFCVDEEDTEQDPFLTSAAVYSSETGMWGELASMHGEFVMYFEYYSSVLIGRSLYFLSDGGLILEYDLVRHGLTVLDTPDCQPDYMSDDDGLDNRYNLMLAESGALGVSEELGQRLKLWTKEPSYGTDAIWVLSRVINLNILLPNDALVDAINSVQVLGFAHEANVTFVVTVAGLFSIELQSKRVRKVSGHRGFCNLIPVVSFYTPHARLKALVGEHPMTHRHG, from the coding sequence atggcagcatcgccgccgcgccgccgcgcctcgccgccggcgatccCGGACGAGCTATTCGAAgagttcctcctccgcctcccaccCGACGACCCCGCCTGCCTCCTCCGTGCCTCCCTTGTCTGCAAGGCCTGGAGCCACACCGTCTCCAGCCCCagattccgccgccgcctccatgagcTCCACCGCACACCCCCCGTGCTCGGCGTCCTCCACAACTGGGAAGACGATGCCATCCCCCGATTCATCCACACCACCGCATCGTCCTTCTCCCTTGCCGCTCCGGACTCTCGCTCCTGGCGGGCCCTCGACTGCCGCCACGGCCGCGCCCTCTTCCTCTCCAAGGGCCAGGACGCCGAGGAGCTCCTTGTGTGGGAGCCAATCACGGGCGCCCAGCAGCGCGTACCGGTGCCCGCGGCGTTCCAGGGCGACTACCCGACGGCTGCCGTGTTCTGCGCAATGGACGGGTGCGACCACCGCGACTGCTTCGGGGGCCATTTTCGGGTGGTCTTCGTCTTCTGTGTCGATGAAGAAGACACTGAGCAAGATCCATTTCTCACGTCGGCCGCCGTGTACTCGTCGGAGACCGGCATGTGGGGCGAGCTGGCCTCGATGCACGGTGAGTTCGTGATGTACTTTGAATATTATTCCAGCGTGCTCATTGGAAGATCACTCTACTTCTTGTCCGACGGTGGGTTGATCCTGGAGTATGATTTAGTGAGGCATGGCCTGACTGTGTTGGACACACCTGACTGCCAGCCCGATTACATGTCTGATGATGATGGGTTGGACAATAGATATAACCTAATGCTGGCGGAGAGCGGTGCACTCGGGGTTAGTGAAGAATTGGGTCAGCGTCTCAAATTGTGGACAAAAGAGCCAAGTTACGGCACTGATGCAATATGGGTACTTAGCAGGGTCATCAACTTGAATATTTTGCTTCCAAATGATGCTCTCGTGGATGCAATAAATTCAGTGCAAGTGTTGGGCTTTGCTCACGAAGCAAATGTCACTTTCGTAGTGACGGTTGCTGGCCTCTTCTCAATTGAACTGCAATCCAAGCGGGTGAGGAAGGTGTCCGGTCATCGTGGCTTCTGTAATCTGATTCCAGTTGTCAGCTTCTACACTCCGCATGCTAGACTCAAAGCACTCGTGGGGGAACACCCCATGACCCACCGCCATGGCTGA
- the LOC123123582 gene encoding uncharacterized protein isoform X1 — translation MEAPPPPPPPPPALPDDVVEEILLRLPPDDPACLFRASLVCKAWRSAVSHPHFRRRFIGLHRHRAPPVLGFLHNWKDERLPDFVPTTASPFSLAAPDRRFWRPLDCRHGRALFLSDDRQETQELLLWGPITGARQGIPVPSAFRCDWPTAAVFCAADGCDHRDCAGGPFGVVFVFTLDISPNADVVTSACLYSSETGTWGKLNSREYEFSMDFEHHSSVLVGRSLLYFLSDGGMILEYNLGSGELAVFRPPPDDYGSDNHRFNLMLAEDGGLGVAEAIDFQLILWKREVSDGTNARWVLSRIVDLDIDPCTLVPVLGFAEGANAVFVKTVGSLFMIELQSEQAKRVCHNHGFCNLIPVVSFYTPHSRLQVPGGEHQDPAPRLNLLRRGGQQGVWEEKSLELAQLLFDKGCKAINEEDLAHAADCFRHVLEIRVRRYGGLAPECASTFYRYGGALLCKAQEAANRSGNVSKRAPNEESITPTTNKDDCEEGANLRGKGQTDGNMTGDGDDSDLDLAWKMLNTARVIVAKSPEKTMEKVNILIALAEISMRREDRDSSISYYFEALAILEHLVRPDHFRIVDLNIRICLAFELASKVGDAIPYCAKAISLCKSRIHNLKIAKEGLLADKDLRASAAKGHSGKSTLEDEISYLARMLPRFQKKLEELKQAMSTPSDGIDNIMKRVVSQASHEQSVNNTMARTASLTSSQMARSNNSFHSPTMSTAAPSGSSVTDFEIVGREMKRAKDESISYEPSPKRLAADDSPSVNEI, via the exons ATggaagcaccgccgccgccgccgccgccgccgccggcgctccCGGACGACGTCGTCGaagagatcctcctccgcctcccgcccgaCGACCCAGCCTGCCTCTTCCGCGCCTCCCTCGTCTGCAAGGCCTGGAGGAGCGCCGTCTCCCATCCCCACTTCCGCCGCCGCTTCATCGGGCTCCACCGCCACCGGGCACCCCCTGTGCTCGGCTTCCTCCACAACTGGAAAGACGAGCGCCTCCCTGACTTCGTCCCCACCACCGCCTCGCCCTTCTCCCTCGCCGCTCCAGACCGCCGGTTCTGGCGCCCCCTCGACTGCCGCCACGGCCGCGCCCTCTTCCTCTCCGACGACCGCCAGGAAACTCAGGAACTCCTCCTGTGGGGGCCAATCACGGGCGCCCGTCAGGGCATACCGGTGCCCTCGGCGTTCAGGTGCGACTGGCCGACCGCGGCCGTGTTCTGCGCAGCCGACGGGTGCGACCACCGCGACTGTGCGGGGGGGCCCTTCGGCGTGGTCTTCGTCTTCACCCTCGACATCTCGCCCAACGCAGACGTTGTCACATCGGCGTGCTTGTACTCGTCGGAGACTGGCACGTGGGGCAAGCTGAACTCGAGGGAATACGAGTTCAGCATGGACTTTGAGCATCATTCCAGCGTGCTGGTTGGGAGGTCTCTGCTCTACTTCCTGTCCGACGGTGGGATGATCCTGGAGTACAATTTGGGCAGTGGTGAACTGGCTGTGTTCCGCCCACCACCTGACGATTACGGCAGTGACAACCACAGATTTAACCTCATGCTGGCGGAGGACGGTGGGCTGGGGGTTGCCGAAGCCATTGATTTTCAGCTCATATTGTGGAAAAGGGAGGTGAGTGATGGCACTAATGCACGATGGGTGCTGAGCCGGATTGTCGACCTGGACATCGATCCATGCACACTTGTTCCAGTGTTGGGCTTTGCAGAGGGAGCAAATGCTGTTTTCGTGAAAACTGTTGGTAGTCTCTTCATGATCGAGCTGCAGTCGGAGCAGGCGAAAAGGGTGTGCCATAATCATGGCTTCTGTAATTTGATTCCAGTTGTCAGCTTCTACACTCCACATTCTAGGCTCCAAGTGCCCGGGGGTGAACACCAGGACCCAGCGCCGCGGCTGAACCTACTGAGGAGGGGTGGTCAGCAAGGGGTATGGGAGGAGAAATCACTAGAATTGGCGCAATTGCTGTTTGATAAGGGGTGCAAGGCTATCAATGAGGAGGACTTGGCCCACGCGGCTGACTGCTTCAGACATGTTCTCGAGATCAG GGTTCGACGTTATGGAGGCCTTGCTCCTGAGTGTGCTAGCACGTTTTACCGTTATGGAGGTGCCTTGTTATGCAAAGCTCAGGAGGCAGCCAATCGTTCAGGTAATGTTTCAAAGCGTGCACCAAATGAAGAATCAATCACACCTACAACCAACAAAGATGATTGTGAAGAAG GGGCAAACTTGCGTGGCAAAGGTCAGACGGATGGGAACATGACAGgcgatggagatgattctgattTGGATTTGGCCTGGAAAATGTTGAATACTGCAAGGGTGATAGTTGCCAAGAGTCCAGAGAAGACAATGGAGAAGGTTAATATATTGATTGCTCTAGCTGAAATCTCCATGAGAAGAG AGGACAGAGACAGCTCAATCAGTTACTACTTTGAAGCTTTGGCGATCTTGGAACATTTGGTTAGGCCTGACCATTTTCGAATTGTCGATCT AAACATCCGCATATGTTTGGCCTTTGAGTTAGCATCCAAGGTTGGGGATGCAATCCCATATTGTGCAAAGGCTATTTCATTATGCAAGTCGCGTATACATAATCTGAAAATTGCCAAGGAAGGTTTGTTGGCTGATAAAGACCTTAGAGCATCTGCTGCTAAAGGACACTCAGGAAAGTCGACTCTGGAAGATGAAATATCTTACCTTGCTAGAATGTTGCCTCGATTCCAGAAGAAG CTTGAAGAACTGAAGCAAGCAATGTCAACCCCAAGCGACGGCATAGATAATATTATGAAGAGGGTGGTCTCACAGGCAAGTCATGAGCAGAGTGTTAACAATACTATGGCAAGAACTGCATCTTTGACTTCTTCACAGATGGCACGATCAAACAACAGCTTCCATTCCCCAACTATGTCTACGGCAGCACCAAGTGGAAGTAGCGTAACCGACTTTGAGATTGTTGGCAGAGAGATGAAACGAGCTAAAGATGAGTCGATCTCCTACGAACCTTCTCCAAAGAGACTTGCAGCAGATGATTCACCATCCGTGAATGAAATTTGA